The Candidatus Paracaedibacteraceae bacterium genome has a segment encoding these proteins:
- a CDS encoding threonine ammonia-lyase — translation MNLNDIINAADKIQGVLYRTPLVPAPWLSKKIGGEVFLKLENLQYTSSFKPRGALIKMLKLTSEQRNKGVVAMSAGNHAQGVAFHAQHMKISATIIMPVTTPIAKVERTRSYGAKVVLSGNNLAESEITARQYVAQGLTLVHPYDDEDVITGQGTVALEMLQDQPDLDTLIIPVGGGGLAAGCAIAAKAMNPDIKLYGVQSTACPAMIHSLYPERWFMPPDSTALPLAEGIAVKNPGILTRDILRQHMTDIIAVEDHEIEDAVDALSMGGKVVAEGAGAAGVAALIQNPELFIGRRVGVIVCGGNIDSRVFSSLIMHSLVRQEKFIRIKVKIPDTAGTLGKVTTIIGELGGNIFELVHQRHFTAHTSKMTDLEVTIETHGRDHSNQIIQKLTDTGYLAYKIVG, via the coding sequence ATGAATCTTAACGACATTATAAATGCTGCTGATAAAATACAAGGAGTTTTATATCGTACTCCTTTGGTTCCTGCTCCATGGTTGAGTAAGAAAATTGGGGGAGAGGTTTTCTTAAAACTTGAAAACCTGCAGTATACATCATCATTTAAGCCCCGTGGTGCTTTGATAAAAATGTTGAAATTGACATCAGAACAACGCAACAAAGGGGTGGTTGCCATGTCGGCTGGTAATCATGCGCAGGGAGTTGCTTTTCATGCGCAACATATGAAGATCTCGGCAACAATTATTATGCCTGTAACAACCCCTATTGCTAAAGTTGAGCGGACACGCAGCTATGGCGCGAAAGTCGTTTTGTCTGGTAATAATTTAGCCGAGTCTGAAATAACAGCGCGGCAATATGTAGCACAAGGTTTGACCCTTGTTCATCCTTATGATGACGAGGATGTGATTACAGGGCAGGGGACCGTAGCCTTAGAGATGCTGCAAGATCAGCCTGATCTTGATACATTAATTATTCCCGTGGGCGGTGGTGGTTTGGCAGCAGGTTGTGCGATTGCAGCAAAAGCCATGAACCCGGATATTAAACTCTATGGTGTTCAATCAACGGCCTGTCCGGCGATGATCCACTCCTTATACCCAGAGCGGTGGTTTATGCCACCCGATTCAACAGCTTTGCCCTTAGCAGAAGGTATTGCTGTAAAAAATCCGGGGATCCTAACGCGTGATATTTTGCGTCAGCATATGACAGACATTATTGCAGTCGAGGATCATGAGATTGAAGACGCTGTCGATGCGCTATCTATGGGTGGGAAAGTTGTGGCAGAGGGAGCTGGTGCTGCGGGGGTGGCTGCTCTTATTCAAAATCCGGAACTTTTTATTGGTCGACGGGTTGGTGTCATCGTTTGTGGGGGGAATATTGATTCTCGGGTATTCTCATCCCTGATTATGCACAGCCTTGTTCGACAGGAAAAATTTATTCGTATTAAAGTAAAAATCCCTGATACCGCCGGTACACTTGGGAAAGTGACAACAATTATTGGTGAATTAGGTGGCAATATTTTTGAGCTCGTCCATCAACGACATTTCACGGCGCATACATCTAAGATGACGGATCTTGAGGTTACGATCGAGACGCATGGTCGCGATCATTCTAATCAAATTATTCAAAAACTGACAGATACTGGTTATTTGGCGTACAAGATTGTGGGCTAA
- a CDS encoding SPFH/Band 7/PHB domain protein gives MAEYTLLLFALVVLFFISRGARIVPQGYEYTVERFGRYTHTLTPGFHLIIPLVDRVGAKVNMMESVMDVPTQDVITKDNAAVAVDGIVFYQVLDAAKSAYEVSSLEHAILNLTMTNIRTVMGSMDLDELLSNREVINARLLQVVDEATHPWGTKVTRVEIKDIRPPRDLVDSMARQMKAERDKRAMILEAEGERQSAILAAEGDKQSKILKAEGVKQSMILEADARKESAQRDAEARERLAQAEAFATEAVSKAVKEGSTKAINYFVAQKYVEAFKALAESNNQKLVLMPMETSSLVGTISGIAEIVKDSIGTEKPKGK, from the coding sequence ATGGCAGAATATACATTATTACTTTTTGCGCTTGTTGTTCTATTTTTTATTTCGCGTGGGGCACGTATCGTTCCACAGGGATATGAATACACGGTTGAACGTTTCGGGCGTTACACGCATACATTGACGCCTGGTTTTCACTTGATCATTCCTTTAGTGGATCGTGTGGGTGCCAAGGTGAACATGATGGAATCTGTTATGGATGTCCCGACACAAGACGTTATTACAAAGGATAACGCAGCCGTGGCAGTTGATGGTATCGTGTTTTATCAGGTGTTGGATGCGGCAAAATCTGCATATGAAGTATCAAGCCTTGAACACGCAATTTTGAATTTGACGATGACAAACATTCGTACCGTCATGGGATCCATGGACTTGGATGAATTGTTATCCAATCGTGAAGTGATTAATGCGCGATTGTTACAAGTTGTTGATGAAGCAACTCATCCTTGGGGTACTAAGGTAACTCGTGTTGAAATTAAGGATATTCGTCCGCCGCGGGACTTAGTTGATTCAATGGCGCGTCAGATGAAGGCAGAGCGCGATAAACGTGCCATGATTCTTGAGGCTGAAGGTGAACGCCAATCTGCAATTTTGGCTGCCGAAGGAGATAAGCAATCTAAAATTTTGAAAGCCGAGGGTGTTAAACAGTCCATGATTCTTGAGGCAGATGCGCGTAAAGAGTCAGCTCAACGCGACGCAGAAGCTCGTGAACGTTTGGCACAGGCTGAGGCATTTGCAACGGAAGCTGTGTCTAAGGCTGTTAAAGAAGGTTCAACAAAAGCAATTAATTACTTCGTTGCTCAAAAATATGTTGAAGCCTTTAAGGCATTGGCCGAAAGCAATAACCAAAAACTTGTTTTGATGCCGATGGAAACATCAAGTCTTGTTGGAACAATTTCCGGTATTGCTGAGATTGTCAAGGACAGTATTGGAACTGAAAAACCGAAAGGAAAATAA
- a CDS encoding NfeD family protein — protein MIDFLLTQLGAWHWSFLGLMLLFVEMIVPGAFLVWIGAAALITAGVTYLFDLLFVAQMLIFTLSCLVCVGFGTWVYRSMEISKEQSTVNRKAEQMVGFTFDLSDPIENGVGHIKLGDTRWRVEGPDLPVGSKVVVTDIKGNSLVVEKA, from the coding sequence ATGATTGATTTTCTTTTGACTCAACTTGGCGCATGGCATTGGTCCTTTTTAGGATTAATGCTTTTGTTTGTCGAGATGATTGTTCCGGGGGCTTTTTTGGTTTGGATTGGCGCAGCAGCTTTAATTACAGCAGGTGTGACTTATTTGTTTGACCTATTGTTTGTCGCACAAATGTTGATCTTTACTTTATCTTGCTTGGTTTGTGTCGGGTTTGGAACTTGGGTATACCGCAGTATGGAGATCTCAAAAGAACAATCGACCGTCAATAGGAAAGCAGAGCAGATGGTCGGTTTTACCTTTGACCTAAGTGATCCTATAGAAAATGGTGTTGGTCATATTAAATTGGGTGACACTCGCTGGCGCGTTGAAGGCCCGGATCTTCCTGTTGGCTCTAAAGTTGTTGTCACAGATATAAAAGGTAATAGCTTGGTTGTTGAGAAAGCTTAG
- the polA gene encoding DNA polymerase I yields MAKKLILIDGSGFIFRAYHALPPLRRPDGIHVGAVYGFCTMLTKYIDQARADADYLAVIFDAARETFRQEIYPDYKAHRPDVPEDLIPQFSLIREACDAFHVPSIELEGYEADDLIASYAKDALSKGLNTIVISSDKDLMQLVRDGVTMLDPIKNKKIAEQEVFEKFGVFPDKVIDVQSLAGDSTDNVPGVPGIGIKTAAELINTYGTLESLLDRVNEIKQPKRRQSLIDHADNARISKKLVTLCETAPLPQDISTFTIQETDPIHLKGFLRTQGFTSLVARVDKNSPQTEKSKTSYTTIRTASELQTLVRDLIKLPYIAFDTETTSLNIMDAQLVGISLSGHVGSGYYIPTGHQEATPQLSPAQALEILVPLLQDDSVLKIGHNIKYDLGVLHKYNVTLNAITDTMLMSYILDGAKHGHGMDELAERHLQHTTIKYSDVVGTGKNQKTFDMVDIALATSYAAEDADITLQLFEYLAPRVNQEHIATVYERIERPLIPVIRDMEITGIRVNQQLLFQLGQEFTDDMLKLERQIYEVAGRSFNVGSPKQLGEILFDELGLPAPKKTKTGGYVTDADVLEKLVEQGHILPKLILDWRELAKLKSTYVDGLLNSVNKKTQRIHTSYSMALTSTGRLSSSDPNLQNIPVRTPKGRLIRRAFVPHPGYKIVSFDYSQIELRLLCHMADVPSLTQAFLNGNDIHTSTASEIFGIPLDQVDSELRRKAKAINFGIIYGISAFGLARQLDIPQSEAAQHIAHYFEKYPGIQAYMQHQKNYAQEHGYVKTLYGRKCFTPGIQDKNAMMRNFAERQAINAPLQGTNADIIKMAMAQIPPLLAQHNLDGKMLLQVHDELVFEIPEQEVDSTISVIKSCMEKITYLKVPLIVGVGIGNNWDEAH; encoded by the coding sequence ATGGCTAAAAAACTTATTCTTATTGATGGCTCTGGTTTTATATTTCGGGCTTATCATGCTCTCCCCCCTTTGCGCCGTCCTGATGGTATCCATGTGGGTGCAGTCTATGGTTTCTGTACAATGTTGACTAAATATATAGATCAAGCTCGTGCAGATGCCGATTACCTAGCCGTGATCTTTGATGCCGCCCGAGAAACCTTCAGACAAGAAATTTATCCTGACTATAAGGCCCATCGCCCAGACGTTCCGGAAGATTTAATCCCACAATTTAGCTTAATTCGTGAAGCTTGCGACGCTTTTCATGTCCCGTCAATCGAACTCGAAGGGTACGAGGCCGATGACCTAATTGCAAGCTATGCCAAAGATGCGCTATCAAAAGGCCTAAATACGATCGTCATCTCATCAGACAAAGACTTAATGCAATTAGTCCGCGATGGCGTGACAATGCTTGATCCCATTAAAAACAAGAAAATTGCTGAACAAGAAGTCTTTGAAAAATTTGGCGTGTTCCCAGATAAAGTCATTGATGTACAATCCCTTGCCGGAGATTCAACCGATAATGTGCCCGGTGTGCCTGGCATTGGGATCAAAACGGCTGCCGAACTTATCAATACATATGGCACGCTTGAATCCTTGCTTGACCGCGTCAATGAAATTAAGCAACCAAAGCGTCGTCAAAGCTTAATTGACCATGCAGATAATGCGCGTATTTCTAAAAAACTTGTAACATTATGTGAAACAGCTCCTCTGCCTCAGGACATCTCAACTTTTACAATTCAAGAAACAGACCCGATCCATCTTAAGGGATTCTTACGCACCCAAGGATTTACCAGTCTGGTTGCTCGGGTTGACAAAAATTCCCCACAAACAGAAAAATCTAAAACATCCTATACGACAATCCGTACAGCATCGGAATTACAAACCCTCGTTCGTGATTTGATCAAGCTACCGTATATTGCCTTTGACACAGAGACAACTTCCTTGAATATTATGGATGCTCAACTAGTTGGCATATCACTCTCTGGGCATGTTGGCTCAGGTTATTATATTCCGACAGGGCATCAAGAAGCGACACCACAGTTATCACCAGCTCAAGCCCTAGAGATTTTAGTCCCCCTGCTTCAGGACGACAGCGTCCTTAAAATTGGGCATAACATTAAGTATGATCTAGGGGTATTGCATAAATACAATGTCACACTTAATGCTATCACTGACACCATGCTGATGTCCTATATTCTTGATGGTGCAAAACATGGTCATGGCATGGATGAATTAGCAGAGCGTCATCTCCAGCACACAACGATTAAATACAGTGATGTTGTCGGCACAGGAAAAAACCAAAAAACCTTTGATATGGTTGATATAGCACTCGCTACAAGTTATGCTGCCGAAGACGCAGATATTACGTTACAATTATTCGAATATTTAGCACCACGAGTTAATCAAGAACACATAGCAACAGTCTATGAGCGGATAGAACGCCCCCTTATTCCTGTCATCCGGGATATGGAAATTACAGGAATTCGCGTGAATCAACAACTTTTGTTCCAACTTGGACAAGAATTTACGGATGATATGCTCAAGCTTGAGCGTCAAATCTACGAGGTTGCCGGGCGTTCCTTCAATGTTGGCTCACCAAAACAACTTGGCGAAATCTTATTTGATGAACTTGGTCTGCCTGCCCCAAAGAAAACAAAGACAGGCGGTTATGTAACAGATGCAGATGTCTTGGAAAAGTTGGTCGAACAAGGCCATATATTGCCAAAACTTATTTTAGACTGGCGGGAACTGGCTAAATTAAAGTCAACTTACGTAGATGGGCTGCTGAATAGTGTCAATAAGAAAACACAACGGATTCATACATCCTATTCCATGGCACTGACATCAACAGGCCGTTTGTCATCGTCAGATCCAAATTTACAAAATATTCCCGTTCGAACACCCAAAGGCCGTCTTATTCGCCGTGCATTTGTTCCGCACCCGGGATACAAAATAGTCTCATTTGACTACTCTCAAATCGAATTACGCCTGCTTTGTCATATGGCTGACGTCCCATCTCTAACTCAAGCATTCCTGAACGGGAATGACATTCACACCTCAACCGCATCAGAAATTTTTGGTATCCCCTTAGATCAAGTAGACAGCGAACTGCGTCGTAAAGCAAAAGCTATTAATTTTGGAATCATTTATGGTATTAGTGCTTTTGGATTAGCACGTCAACTCGATATTCCACAATCAGAAGCAGCGCAGCATATTGCCCATTACTTTGAAAAATACCCCGGTATTCAGGCTTATATGCAGCACCAAAAGAACTATGCCCAAGAACATGGATATGTTAAAACACTCTATGGTCGCAAGTGTTTCACTCCAGGCATTCAGGATAAAAATGCAATGATGCGTAATTTTGCAGAACGCCAAGCTATCAATGCCCCGTTACAAGGCACTAATGCCGACATTATTAAAATGGCTATGGCGCAGATTCCCCCCTTACTAGCACAGCATAATCTGGATGGAAAGATGCTGTTGCAAGTCCATGATGAATTGGTCTTTGAGATTCCCGAACAGGAAGTTGATTCTACAATTTCAGTGATAAAATCTTGTATGGAAAAAATCACCTACCTGAAGGTTCCCCTTATTGTCGGGGTTGGAATAGGCAATAATTGGGATGAGGCTCACTAG
- a CDS encoding hydroxymethylglutaryl-CoA lyase, producing the protein MDSKMIQIVEVGPRDGLQNEKRIWRIDERIRLINLLSECGFAEIEVGSFVSPQWVPQMADTDAVFNEIIRNKNTRYSILVPNAKGMELAISNNVQDISIFTAASEAFTQKNINCSIDESFNRFTPIIQSAKEHGIRVRGYVSCVVACPFSGDISSADVASVADRLYQLGCSEISLGDTIGKGTPESIDRMIQSVSERVPVSKLAIHCHDTYGTATANIDAALNAGIQTIDSAITGLGGCPYGGENAKGNVATEKILDLLEQRNYSHNLDRKKIEFAANFVREIQAISSPPIF; encoded by the coding sequence ATGGACTCTAAAATGATTCAAATTGTTGAGGTTGGTCCGCGCGATGGTCTGCAAAATGAAAAACGGATTTGGCGTATTGATGAACGTATTCGCCTTATCAATCTCTTGAGTGAATGCGGTTTTGCAGAAATCGAAGTAGGAAGTTTTGTTTCCCCCCAATGGGTACCGCAAATGGCAGATACTGATGCCGTTTTCAATGAAATTATACGAAATAAAAATACACGGTATTCTATTCTCGTTCCGAACGCTAAGGGAATGGAACTTGCTATTAGCAATAATGTGCAAGACATTTCTATTTTTACGGCTGCGTCAGAAGCTTTTACTCAAAAAAACATAAATTGTTCCATTGATGAAAGTTTTAATCGCTTTACCCCAATCATCCAATCAGCAAAAGAACACGGTATCAGAGTCAGAGGTTACGTTTCCTGTGTCGTAGCTTGCCCTTTTTCAGGGGATATCTCCTCTGCCGATGTAGCCAGTGTAGCAGACAGACTTTATCAATTAGGATGCTCTGAAATCTCGTTAGGTGATACCATTGGCAAAGGCACACCTGAATCAATTGACCGAATGATCCAGTCTGTATCAGAGCGTGTTCCCGTCTCAAAACTAGCAATACACTGCCACGATACATACGGTACAGCCACAGCTAATATTGATGCAGCTCTAAATGCAGGAATCCAAACAATTGATTCTGCGATTACAGGTCTGGGGGGGTGCCCTTATGGCGGTGAGAATGCAAAAGGCAATGTTGCTACAGAAAAAATTCTAGATTTACTCGAACAACGTAATTACAGCCATAATCTGGACAGAAAAAAGATAGAATTTGCAGCGAATTTTGTCCGTGAAATACAGGCAATCTCATCACCACCTATCTTTTAG
- a CDS encoding ATP-grasp domain-containing protein yields MNKFKRILIANRAEIACRIIRTCHEMGIETIAIYSEADKSLPFVKMATKSIKLAGNEAKDTYLNVSKIIDICKQEKADAVHPGYGFLSENTDFATALAKENIVFIGPSAQAIQSMGSKSEAKQIADSVKVPIIRGYMGDNQDAAHLLNQAKDIGFPVLIKATHGGGGKGMRRVDKESDFAAALEGCQREALNAFSNANVMIEKYIVDPRHIEIQVFGDSHGNIVTLAERDCSLQRRHQKIIEEAPAVGLSDKTRSGLHADAIKLAKAVQYQGAGTVEFLVDAQGDYYFLEMNTRLQVEHPVTEMITGQDLVKWQIIVAQGRKIPCTQDQITSKGHAIEARIYAEDPAQGFLPSIGKITQFTSHDKLARLDSGYTVGNQISIYYDPMIAKLIVYGQDRADTIQRMIKALIDLKIAGVKTNREFLIELMQNPEVSDKLPNIAYLDRSMESLLSQPQLTDEIQHCLAYEFIQSRTTTDLSPWSKSDGWRHMSNGCQTVRFDCQGTSYQSTHQPDSTIIPYLCVDRTSDLVRISVDGKIYTATPHNPDHLNLEDGNSDQSLSAPMPGRIISVLANQGESVDAGTPLLILEAMKMEHTIRAPHNGVVEAIMFKTGDFVSEGEELVKLNSNNTSPLKGEVA; encoded by the coding sequence ATGAATAAATTCAAAAGAATACTTATTGCCAATCGCGCTGAGATCGCATGTCGAATTATCCGCACCTGTCATGAGATGGGAATTGAAACCATCGCTATTTATTCAGAAGCAGATAAATCCCTCCCTTTTGTCAAAATGGCAACGAAATCCATTAAATTGGCAGGAAATGAGGCCAAAGATACCTATTTGAATGTTTCTAAAATCATTGATATTTGCAAACAAGAAAAAGCTGATGCCGTTCACCCGGGATATGGGTTTTTATCTGAAAACACAGATTTTGCCACTGCCTTAGCCAAAGAAAACATTGTATTTATCGGACCATCTGCTCAAGCGATTCAATCAATGGGTTCGAAAAGTGAAGCAAAACAAATCGCCGATTCCGTCAAAGTTCCGATTATCCGTGGATACATGGGGGATAATCAGGATGCGGCTCATTTGTTAAATCAGGCCAAAGACATTGGATTTCCTGTTCTGATCAAGGCAACTCATGGTGGTGGTGGTAAGGGAATGCGCCGCGTCGACAAAGAATCAGATTTTGCGGCAGCCCTCGAAGGTTGTCAACGTGAAGCTCTTAATGCTTTCTCTAATGCGAATGTTATGATTGAGAAGTACATTGTTGATCCACGACATATTGAAATTCAAGTTTTTGGCGATTCTCATGGTAATATTGTAACTCTGGCTGAACGAGATTGTTCATTACAACGCCGACACCAAAAGATTATAGAAGAAGCTCCTGCAGTTGGTCTTTCCGATAAAACCAGATCTGGGCTTCATGCTGATGCAATTAAATTGGCAAAAGCCGTTCAGTATCAAGGGGCGGGTACAGTAGAGTTTCTCGTTGATGCACAAGGAGATTATTACTTCCTTGAAATGAATACCAGACTGCAAGTTGAACACCCGGTAACTGAAATGATTACAGGGCAAGACCTTGTGAAATGGCAAATTATCGTTGCTCAAGGCAGGAAAATTCCTTGTACTCAAGATCAAATCACATCTAAAGGCCATGCAATAGAGGCTAGAATTTATGCAGAAGATCCTGCCCAAGGGTTCCTACCATCTATTGGCAAGATCACTCAATTCACCAGCCATGACAAATTAGCGCGCCTTGATTCAGGTTATACTGTTGGGAATCAGATTAGTATTTATTATGACCCAATGATCGCCAAATTAATTGTTTATGGACAAGATCGAGCAGATACTATTCAACGCATGATCAAAGCTCTTATTGATTTGAAAATTGCAGGTGTAAAAACAAACCGTGAATTTCTGATAGAGCTAATGCAAAATCCCGAGGTATCAGACAAACTCCCGAATATTGCGTACTTAGATAGATCTATGGAGTCCCTCTTAAGCCAACCACAATTAACAGACGAGATTCAACATTGCTTGGCTTATGAATTCATCCAATCAAGAACAACAACAGACCTATCACCATGGTCTAAATCCGACGGATGGCGCCATATGTCCAATGGTTGTCAAACAGTGCGTTTTGATTGCCAAGGAACATCTTATCAGTCTACACATCAACCAGATAGCACAATAATTCCTTATCTATGTGTCGACAGAACTTCAGATTTAGTTCGAATTTCTGTGGATGGTAAAATCTACACCGCCACGCCCCATAACCCTGATCATTTAAATCTGGAAGATGGAAATTCTGATCAATCTCTCAGTGCGCCAATGCCTGGTCGAATCATTTCAGTATTGGCAAATCAAGGCGAAAGCGTTGACGCGGGCACACCGTTACTGATCCTTGAGGCTATGAAGATGGAACACACAATCAGAGCACCTCATAACGGTGTTGTAGAAGCAATTATGTTCAAAACTGGTGACTTCGTTTCTGAAGGCGAAGAATTAGTTAAACTTAACAGCAACAACACCTCTCCCCTTAAGGGAGAGGTCGCCTGA
- a CDS encoding enoyl-CoA hydratase/isomerase family protein: MTLQTVLVDIDKRGVATVSLNRPDVRNALNPLLISDLTTTIQALGKSNDVRAIVLKGEGKVFCAGADLGYMKDIATFSYEDNVQDALALGSLFEAVYTCPKPTISIVQGGAYGGGVGLVATTDICIATSDSKFCLSEVRLGIVPGVISPYIVKAIGQRNARRFTLTAELIDTQLALDCGLIHQIADSLETALSLCLDNILKGSPVAQTAVKELLRTVESQPINSDLKTFTAKAIATARATPDGQEGLKAFLEKRQPNWITNHE; the protein is encoded by the coding sequence ATGACCCTTCAAACTGTTCTTGTAGACATTGACAAACGAGGCGTAGCAACAGTATCGCTAAATCGGCCCGATGTAAGGAATGCCCTAAATCCCCTTTTAATATCCGACCTGACAACAACCATTCAGGCACTCGGAAAATCTAACGACGTCCGTGCTATTGTCCTAAAAGGGGAAGGAAAAGTTTTTTGTGCGGGTGCTGACCTTGGCTATATGAAGGATATAGCTACTTTTAGTTATGAAGACAATGTTCAAGATGCTTTAGCACTAGGATCTTTATTTGAAGCCGTATATACCTGTCCAAAACCCACAATTAGTATTGTCCAAGGGGGAGCCTATGGTGGTGGCGTTGGTCTTGTTGCAACAACCGACATCTGCATCGCCACATCAGACAGCAAGTTCTGCCTTTCTGAAGTAAGATTAGGGATCGTCCCTGGCGTCATATCGCCTTATATTGTTAAAGCAATTGGTCAACGCAATGCTCGTCGCTTTACATTAACAGCAGAACTAATTGACACACAATTAGCTTTGGATTGCGGTCTTATTCACCAAATAGCTGACTCTCTGGAAACCGCCCTTAGCCTGTGTCTTGACAACATACTAAAAGGCAGCCCTGTTGCTCAGACGGCAGTAAAAGAATTACTCCGCACGGTTGAATCACAGCCTATCAATTCAGATCTAAAGACCTTTACAGCTAAGGCAATCGCCACCGCGCGAGCCACACCTGATGGTCAAGAAGGCCTCAAAGCATTTCTAGAGAAACGTCAGCCAAACTGGATTACAAATCATGAATAA
- a CDS encoding YdbH domain-containing protein has translation MVVTKLNVILRYFTPLTFFALAIALSFKMSFQGQYLHNFFLKSITDSSVKIHSESSNLTFSGITLSNSEISLNQTNIGTIGKIKITPQISKLASGQISSLKATSGSFVINKETFPTLLKAKRINLPLTKLTLDDITVDLFGIPLSLKSKKNEWNIINTNKERITIEFSKDTLNIHSPFFTLPYITLANLSGTFSQDQGLSLTGNISPLQSQFDVSVKNKNHLFELSGTIKNNAIEIGNIAGSYNAQKESYILKAKLKEIPFKLFLTIFSHHFNLPVSFHESGLVGLSYDKVHGLTDELKSFNLNMTNLRASFYLYDLFGINGILSLDSKAGENLFNISVDSIRRHKLNFENTVMLLKRGDTHDLLPSVITTEFAKGHIRLHDFKMTEHGLETSAEIENLDINDAITKSTITSIAATGTLKGTARLLFTQEKVIILTAKLNAASSKGKIHYFPKFEGLEDQKSSQALENLDYTILNIELETNDMNEPGDLKIQIVGTNPSLSNGYPLDFNIETKATLMDFYS, from the coding sequence ATGGTTGTTACAAAACTCAATGTTATCTTAAGATATTTCACCCCCTTGACGTTCTTTGCTCTTGCTATTGCCTTATCGTTCAAAATGTCATTTCAAGGTCAGTATCTGCATAATTTTTTCTTAAAATCAATCACAGACAGCTCTGTTAAAATTCATTCTGAATCCAGTAATTTAACCTTTAGCGGTATAACACTCTCTAATTCAGAAATTTCACTCAACCAAACTAATATTGGCACTATTGGAAAAATCAAAATTACACCTCAAATATCTAAACTTGCCTCTGGCCAAATTAGTTCCCTAAAAGCAACCTCAGGATCTTTTGTTATCAACAAGGAAACATTCCCAACTCTTCTAAAAGCAAAAAGGATCAATCTTCCCTTAACCAAATTGACACTCGACGACATTACAGTTGATTTGTTCGGAATTCCGTTATCGCTAAAATCCAAAAAAAACGAATGGAACATCATTAACACCAATAAAGAACGCATCACGATAGAATTTTCTAAAGATACATTAAATATTCACAGCCCTTTCTTTACCCTGCCGTACATAACGCTGGCTAATCTTTCCGGAACCTTCTCTCAAGATCAAGGCCTCAGTCTTACAGGAAACATATCCCCTCTTCAGTCTCAATTTGATGTATCAGTCAAAAATAAAAATCATTTATTTGAATTATCAGGAACGATTAAAAACAATGCTATTGAAATTGGCAATATCGCAGGATCCTATAATGCACAAAAAGAATCTTATATCCTAAAAGCAAAACTCAAAGAAATACCCTTCAAGCTATTTTTAACCATTTTTAGTCATCATTTTAATCTCCCGGTATCCTTTCATGAATCAGGACTAGTCGGCCTAAGTTATGATAAGGTTCACGGTCTGACAGATGAACTAAAATCATTTAACCTAAACATGACCAATCTTCGTGCCTCATTCTATTTATACGATCTATTCGGTATAAATGGTATTCTATCTCTGGACTCAAAGGCAGGTGAAAATCTATTTAACATTTCGGTCGATTCAATCAGACGGCACAAATTAAACTTTGAAAATACAGTTATGCTTCTCAAAAGGGGTGATACACATGACTTACTCCCCAGTGTCATTACAACTGAATTCGCAAAAGGGCACATTAGACTACATGACTTCAAAATGACTGAGCACGGCCTAGAAACTAGCGCTGAAATTGAAAACTTAGATATTAATGACGCTATTACAAAAAGTACGATAACATCGATTGCAGCCACAGGTACTCTTAAAGGAACAGCGCGTTTATTATTCACACAAGAAAAAGTCATAATCTTGACTGCAAAACTCAACGCAGCCAGTTCTAAAGGGAAAATACATTACTTCCCTAAATTCGAAGGATTAGAGGATCAAAAATCATCTCAAGCTTTGGAAAACCTTGATTATACAATCTTAAATATTGAGCTTGAAACAAACGATATGAATGAACCTGGCGATTTAAAAATTCAAATTGTTGGAACAAATCCATCCCTTTCTAATGGTTACCCCCTCGATTTTAACATCGAAACAAAAGCCACGCTTATGGATTTTTATTCCTAG